A window of the Pyxidicoccus trucidator genome harbors these coding sequences:
- a CDS encoding TonB-dependent receptor, translating into MRSRRLFQTLEVLAVFLTLTAFGAEAHGVILGTVRDVESQSPLPDVVITATSPSLPGEATVVTDARGNYHIPELPPGRYTLRFEKEHYKPYARSDIPLRAKRMVRVTVGLLRENEVGEIIIMCGPGPASVDTSSTATSWRPYFLDNVQYLAVNRPPGRDGAVRASESLSEFIPQVVVDVDGSAINGASAFENEYLLDGLSTRDAASGLNALPLTTEFLQDVSILTAGFPAKNGRATGGVFETTAKSGSNELHGSVFAHWVPGVLEGETASTPGRGALKNLGDFGATLGGPLVKDRLWFFAGVAPTLGRREHTHTPRTFFVDERGVQAMAKLTYLPDRDHNVSLAVITAPTHERVASPAPEPWERDTNTVLTSLQYRGALLDRYLLVEANAGWLHQGSSLLSERDGAASAGALPLRELDGYQANARSYYLWRGPGVHVLQAGVDTGHFVHARTRAVAGEAPGRPTLLESRTTSTLLGAFVQDSWMFWHRFTLNAGLRYDVQRLDAGAGATPLIAMPQLSPRVGLVVDLWRNGQAKVFAHHATHRGVVPLGLLDGPVGTTPEAVAVDPGLAPASTRELVAGFEMEVLSEALVSVAYTHRDLDTAPALVRVAGVGGVVLGNPGRGLASNLPAAKRTHDAVTVGVRHGFTDGWLAEVSYTLSRLSGNHAGPFLASTGQDGYGLPVSPLPVVEAGGTRRPLADRPHVLRIFGARELNLSSQVSTSLGLSYFGMSGMPLEGAPGRTPWVHTFDARFAVSYRVTRREVMSFQLEAFNLLDSQVMTHGAQETPDEGALPVPARYQAPREVRLGVRYVF; encoded by the coding sequence ATGCGCTCGAGGAGGTTGTTCCAGACCTTGGAGGTCCTGGCGGTGTTCCTGACGCTCACTGCGTTTGGCGCCGAGGCGCACGGGGTCATCCTTGGAACGGTGCGGGACGTCGAGAGTCAGTCGCCCCTCCCCGACGTCGTCATCACGGCGACCTCTCCCTCGCTCCCGGGCGAGGCGACGGTGGTGACGGATGCGCGGGGGAACTACCACATCCCCGAGCTGCCACCGGGGCGCTACACCCTCCGGTTCGAGAAGGAGCATTACAAGCCCTACGCGCGGTCCGACATCCCGCTTCGGGCGAAGCGCATGGTGCGCGTCACGGTGGGTCTCCTCCGTGAAAACGAAGTGGGGGAGATCATCATCATGTGTGGCCCGGGCCCGGCGTCAGTCGACACGAGCAGCACGGCGACGAGCTGGCGGCCCTACTTCCTGGACAACGTCCAGTACCTCGCGGTGAACCGGCCCCCGGGAAGGGACGGCGCGGTGCGCGCTTCCGAGAGCCTCTCCGAGTTCATCCCGCAGGTGGTGGTCGACGTGGACGGCAGCGCCATCAACGGCGCCAGCGCCTTCGAGAACGAGTACCTGCTGGATGGCCTCTCCACCCGTGATGCCGCGTCCGGGCTCAATGCCCTCCCGCTCACCACCGAGTTCCTCCAGGACGTGAGCATCCTCACGGCGGGCTTCCCGGCGAAGAACGGCCGTGCCACCGGCGGCGTCTTCGAGACAACGGCGAAGTCGGGCAGCAATGAGCTTCACGGCTCCGTCTTCGCCCACTGGGTACCGGGCGTACTGGAGGGGGAGACCGCGTCCACGCCGGGCCGGGGTGCGCTCAAGAACCTGGGCGACTTCGGCGCCACCCTGGGAGGGCCCCTCGTGAAGGACCGCCTCTGGTTCTTCGCGGGGGTGGCTCCGACACTTGGACGGAGAGAGCACACCCATACCCCACGGACCTTCTTCGTCGATGAGCGCGGCGTCCAGGCGATGGCGAAGCTGACGTACCTGCCCGACAGGGACCACAACGTCTCGCTGGCGGTCATCACCGCGCCCACCCACGAGCGCGTGGCCAGCCCGGCGCCGGAGCCGTGGGAGCGCGACACCAACACGGTGCTGACGAGTCTTCAGTATCGCGGCGCACTCCTGGACAGGTACCTGCTGGTGGAAGCCAACGCGGGCTGGCTGCACCAGGGCAGCTCACTCCTGTCCGAGAGGGATGGCGCCGCCAGTGCGGGCGCCCTGCCCCTCCGCGAGCTGGATGGCTATCAGGCCAACGCCAGGAGCTACTACCTGTGGCGAGGACCTGGGGTCCATGTGCTCCAGGCGGGTGTGGACACGGGGCACTTCGTCCACGCGCGGACGCGGGCAGTGGCGGGGGAGGCCCCGGGCCGCCCCACCCTGCTGGAGTCGAGGACGACCAGCACGCTCCTGGGGGCCTTCGTCCAGGACAGCTGGATGTTCTGGCACAGGTTCACGCTGAACGCGGGCCTCCGCTACGACGTGCAGCGCCTGGACGCCGGAGCGGGTGCGACGCCTCTCATCGCCATGCCCCAGCTCTCGCCGCGAGTGGGGCTGGTGGTCGACCTCTGGAGGAACGGCCAGGCGAAGGTGTTCGCCCACCATGCGACACACCGGGGCGTGGTCCCGCTCGGGCTGCTGGACGGGCCTGTCGGGACGACACCCGAGGCTGTGGCGGTGGACCCGGGCCTCGCGCCAGCGTCCACACGTGAGCTCGTCGCGGGCTTCGAGATGGAGGTGCTGTCGGAGGCGCTCGTAAGCGTCGCCTATACCCACCGCGACCTCGACACCGCTCCCGCGCTCGTGCGTGTGGCAGGAGTGGGCGGGGTGGTGCTTGGCAATCCCGGACGGGGCCTCGCTTCGAACCTTCCAGCGGCGAAGCGCACCCATGACGCGGTGACCGTGGGAGTGAGGCACGGCTTCACGGACGGCTGGTTGGCCGAGGTCAGCTACACACTGTCGCGGCTGTCCGGCAACCACGCGGGCCCGTTTCTCGCTTCGACGGGACAGGATGGGTACGGCCTTCCGGTGTCTCCCCTTCCGGTCGTCGAAGCGGGCGGAACGCGGCGGCCCCTCGCGGACAGGCCCCATGTCCTCCGCATCTTCGGCGCCCGGGAGCTCAACCTCTCCTCCCAGGTGTCGACCAGCCTGGGCCTGTCGTACTTCGGCATGTCCGGCATGCCGCTCGAAGGCGCGCCGGGACGCACGCCCTGGGTACACACCTTCGACGCCCGCTTCGCCGTCTCCTACCGGGTCACCCGCAGGGAGGTGATGTCCTTCCAGCTGGAGGCCTTCAACCTCCTCGACTCGCAGGTGATGACCCACGGGGCACAGGAAACTCCGGATGAGGGTGCTCTCCCCGTGCCCGCGCGGTACCAGGCACCGCGTGAGGTTCGCCTCGGCGTGCGGTACGTGTTCTGA